From the genome of Pseudomonas sp. AB6, one region includes:
- a CDS encoding CaiB/BaiF CoA-transferase family protein yields MTTQHSPRPLDGITVISLEHAIAAPFCTRQLADLGARVVKIERPGSGDFARGYDERVNGLASHFVWTNRSKESLTLDLKQDEAGDILMGLLGKADVLVQNLAPGAAARMGLSFEALHERFPRLIVCDISGYGEGGPYEKKKAYDLLIQSEGGFLSVTGGPGEEQMAKAGCSIADIAAGMYAYSGILSALMLRDKSGIGSRIDVSMLESLVEWMGYPMYYAFDGAAPPPRAGAAHSTIYPYGPFPTKGGDTVMLGLQNEREWALFCEKVLLDPALVTDERFSANFKRSENRVQLRQIIVDGFSQLTADEVVARLEIAHIASARVNDMQGVWDHPQLKARDSWREVDSPAGKLPALLPPGRNSAFTPRMDAVPGLGEHTLGILAELGFSTEDQARLQANGVI; encoded by the coding sequence ATGACCACCCAACACTCCCCGCGTCCCTTGGATGGCATCACCGTCATCAGCCTTGAACACGCGATTGCCGCCCCGTTCTGCACCCGTCAACTGGCCGATCTCGGCGCCAGGGTGGTGAAGATCGAACGCCCCGGCAGCGGTGATTTTGCCCGTGGCTACGATGAGCGGGTAAACGGCCTGGCCTCGCATTTTGTCTGGACCAACCGCTCTAAAGAAAGCCTGACCCTGGACCTGAAACAGGACGAAGCCGGCGATATTCTCATGGGTTTGCTCGGCAAGGCTGATGTGCTGGTGCAAAACCTGGCGCCGGGCGCAGCGGCGCGCATGGGCTTGTCGTTCGAAGCGCTGCATGAGCGTTTTCCACGGTTGATCGTGTGTGACATCTCTGGTTATGGCGAAGGCGGTCCGTATGAAAAGAAGAAGGCCTACGACCTGTTGATTCAGAGCGAAGGCGGTTTTCTGTCCGTCACCGGTGGGCCAGGCGAAGAGCAAATGGCCAAGGCCGGGTGCTCCATCGCCGATATCGCGGCTGGCATGTACGCCTACAGCGGGATTTTATCGGCGCTGATGCTGCGCGATAAGTCCGGCATTGGCAGTCGGATCGACGTCAGCATGCTGGAAAGTCTGGTGGAGTGGATGGGCTACCCGATGTATTACGCCTTCGACGGTGCCGCGCCACCCCCTCGGGCGGGCGCAGCTCACTCGACGATTTACCCTTACGGCCCGTTTCCCACCAAGGGCGGCGACACGGTCATGCTGGGTCTGCAGAACGAGCGCGAATGGGCGCTGTTTTGCGAGAAAGTCTTGCTGGATCCGGCGCTGGTCACTGACGAACGTTTCTCGGCGAATTTCAAACGCTCGGAAAACCGCGTGCAGTTGCGTCAGATCATCGTTGACGGCTTCTCCCAGTTGACCGCCGATGAAGTGGTGGCCCGTCTGGAAATTGCGCACATTGCCAGCGCTCGGGTCAACGACATGCAAGGCGTATGGGACCACCCGCAACTCAAGGCCCGCGACAGTTGGCGCGAAGTCGACAGCCCAGCCGGCAAACTGCCTGCGCTATTGCCGCCGGGGCGCAATAGCGCCTTCACTCCGCGCATGGATGCCGTGCCGGGGTTAGGTGAACATACCTTGGGGATATTGGCCGAACTGGGATTCTCCACCGAAGACCAAGCGCGATTACAGGCAAACGGCGTGATTTGA
- a CDS encoding FAS1-like dehydratase domain-containing protein, whose amino-acid sequence MSAADFTAWLGRTEEAQDQFSCNLIKRIAATFGEDAPVHGAALPPLWQWCFFQEPLAESQLGSDGHPARGGFLPPADNRNRMWAGGRIEFFEPLRVGADAHRLSTITHIEEKIGRTGALLFVTVRHEYSQDRRLAIREEQDIVYREPNPPKQSSGQALEEGDWHESIEPTPTLLFRYSAVTFNGHRIHYDYPYVTGTEGYAGLVVHGPMIATLSLRAFCRANPNARVRHFSYRGVRPLIAPQPFSVGGRILEPGKAQLWAGNHAGIAQSAEVLFD is encoded by the coding sequence ATGAGTGCTGCAGATTTCACCGCGTGGCTTGGACGTACCGAAGAGGCCCAGGACCAGTTCAGCTGCAACCTGATCAAGCGTATTGCCGCCACCTTCGGTGAAGACGCACCTGTCCATGGCGCCGCGTTGCCGCCGCTGTGGCAGTGGTGCTTTTTCCAGGAACCGCTGGCTGAATCTCAGTTGGGCAGCGACGGTCATCCAGCGCGTGGTGGTTTCTTGCCCCCGGCCGACAACCGCAACCGGATGTGGGCTGGTGGCCGCATCGAGTTTTTCGAACCCTTGCGCGTGGGTGCCGATGCCCATCGCCTGTCGACCATCACCCACATTGAAGAAAAGATCGGCCGAACGGGTGCGTTGTTGTTTGTCACCGTGCGCCACGAGTATTCCCAAGACCGTCGCCTGGCCATCCGCGAAGAACAAGACATCGTTTACCGTGAGCCTAACCCGCCGAAGCAGAGCAGCGGCCAGGCGCTGGAGGAGGGCGACTGGCACGAAAGCATTGAGCCTACCCCAACCCTGCTGTTTCGCTATTCGGCCGTGACCTTCAACGGCCATCGGATCCATTACGACTACCCCTACGTCACCGGTACCGAAGGCTACGCGGGTCTGGTAGTTCACGGCCCGATGATCGCCACCCTGAGCTTGCGTGCATTTTGCCGAGCCAATCCGAATGCGCGTGTTCGGCACTTTTCCTATCGCGGCGTTCGGCCATTGATAGCGCCGCAACCGTTCAGCGTTGGCGGACGAATCCTTGAACCCGGCAAGGCGCAACTCTGGGCCGGCAATCACGCCGGTATCGCCCAGAGCGCAGAAGTGCTGTTCGACTAA
- a CDS encoding TRAP transporter small permease, producing MQSLMRLWEHLEEAFIAFLLAAMTLVTFVYVMLNNVYTLFYALSDKWAFSRDFFASAGDHMMGYAQDMTWSVALTKAMFGWLIFFGMSYGVRTAGHLGLDALVKLTPHRVQRWLAMIACLCCLAYAGLFVVASFKWLNALFIASIGAEDLDQFGVTLSDIAVIVPIGFAMVVIRYLEIFWRLYTHRQIGLGLADEAAEASKLASPDSEQH from the coding sequence ATGCAATCACTGATGCGACTCTGGGAGCACCTGGAGGAAGCCTTCATCGCCTTCCTGCTGGCCGCCATGACGCTGGTGACATTCGTCTACGTGATGCTCAACAACGTCTACACGCTTTTTTATGCGTTAAGCGACAAGTGGGCCTTCAGCCGCGATTTCTTCGCCAGTGCGGGTGATCACATGATGGGTTACGCCCAGGACATGACCTGGAGCGTAGCGCTGACCAAAGCGATGTTTGGCTGGTTGATTTTCTTTGGCATGTCCTATGGCGTGCGCACCGCCGGGCATTTGGGCTTGGACGCATTGGTCAAACTGACCCCGCACCGGGTTCAACGCTGGCTGGCAATGATTGCCTGCTTGTGCTGCCTGGCTTATGCCGGTTTGTTCGTGGTGGCCAGTTTCAAATGGTTGAACGCGTTGTTTATCGCCAGTATCGGTGCCGAAGACCTTGATCAATTCGGGGTCACACTGTCCGATATTGCGGTCATCGTGCCCATCGGTTTTGCCATGGTAGTGATCCGCTATCTGGAAATTTTTTGGCGTCTGTACACCCATCGCCAAATCGGTCTTGGACTCGCAGATGAGGCCGCAGAAGCCAGCAAGCTGGCCAGTCCTGACTCGGAGCAACACTGA
- a CDS encoding CoA ester lyase produces the protein MSGSTIRSALFVPGSRPERFAKALAAGADAVIVDFEDAVEEPLKRQARDNLAAFLHATPSASVWVRINAPEHAQHGADILFCQQQAGVAGVLLPKVESAAQVVAVAAAGKPIWPIIESARGLLALADIAAALGVQRLSFGALDLALDLNLHSGSHAAQFVLDQARVALLLHSRSAHLLPPLDGVHPAINDPQGLHDSIRHAYEMGFAGALCIHPKQIAVIHQALAPDAPTLAWAQRVVDASAHGVGAFQIDGQMVDAPVLVRAQRLLALALNLER, from the coding sequence ATGTCCGGCTCCACTATTCGCTCCGCGCTGTTCGTGCCCGGTAGCCGACCCGAGCGTTTTGCCAAGGCGTTGGCGGCGGGCGCCGATGCCGTGATCGTCGATTTTGAAGACGCGGTAGAAGAACCCCTCAAGCGCCAGGCCCGGGACAACCTCGCGGCGTTTCTGCACGCCACGCCCTCGGCATCGGTCTGGGTGCGGATCAACGCACCCGAGCACGCGCAACATGGCGCCGATATCCTGTTCTGCCAACAGCAAGCTGGCGTGGCCGGTGTACTGCTGCCTAAAGTCGAAAGCGCTGCTCAGGTCGTTGCCGTTGCCGCTGCGGGCAAACCCATTTGGCCGATCATCGAAAGTGCTCGCGGGCTTTTGGCACTGGCAGACATTGCCGCCGCTCTAGGGGTTCAGCGTTTGTCATTCGGTGCATTGGATTTGGCGCTCGACCTGAACTTGCACAGCGGCTCTCACGCGGCGCAGTTTGTCCTTGATCAGGCCCGCGTTGCCTTACTACTGCATTCGCGCAGTGCACATTTGTTGCCGCCACTGGACGGCGTACACCCCGCCATTAATGACCCGCAAGGCTTGCACGACTCCATTCGCCACGCCTACGAAATGGGTTTCGCTGGCGCTTTGTGCATTCACCCAAAACAAATCGCAGTGATCCATCAGGCATTGGCCCCGGATGCTCCAACTTTGGCTTGGGCCCAGCGGGTGGTCGACGCCAGCGCACACGGTGTTGGCGCGTTTCAAATCGATGGCCAAATGGTCGATGCGCCGGTGTTAGTGCGCGCCCAGCGATTACTAGCATTGGCGCTAAACCTCGAGCGTTAA
- the dctM gene encoding C4-dicarboxylate TRAP transporter large permease protein DctM, which yields MTVLCLFLLLFVFMFLGVPIAISLGLSGALSILLFSPDSLSSLAIKLFETSDAYTLLAIPFFLLSGAFMTTGGVAQRLIDFANACVGHIRGGLAIAAVLACMLFAALSGSSPATVAAVGSIAVAGMVRSGYPKAFGAGIICNAGTLGILIPPSIVMVVYASATQTSVGKLFIAGIVPGILLGLALIVVIYIVARVKKLPAQPRVTFREWLRTARRAFWGLLLLVIILGGIYSGMFTPTEAAAVAAVYSAFVSLFIYKDMKIRDCPRVLVESGRLTLMLMFIIANAMLFAHVLTTEQIPQQITNWVVSEGLTPVGFLIMVNIVLLVAGSFMEPSAIVLILAPIFFPIAMKLGIDPVHLGIVMVVNMEIGLVHPPVGLNLFVTSAVTGLTLGETIRAALPWLTILLAFLVLVTYVPFISLALPNWLGMP from the coding sequence ATGACGGTTCTTTGTCTGTTCCTGCTGCTGTTCGTATTCATGTTTCTCGGCGTACCCATTGCTATTTCGTTGGGTTTGTCCGGGGCACTGTCGATCCTGCTGTTCAGCCCGGACTCCTTGAGTTCACTGGCAATCAAGCTGTTCGAAACGTCTGACGCCTACACGCTTTTGGCTATTCCATTCTTCCTGCTTTCCGGTGCGTTCATGACCACCGGCGGTGTGGCACAACGGCTGATCGATTTTGCCAATGCCTGTGTCGGGCACATTCGTGGCGGTCTGGCGATTGCTGCTGTGCTGGCGTGCATGTTGTTCGCCGCGTTGTCCGGTTCTTCGCCAGCCACCGTGGCAGCGGTCGGCTCCATCGCCGTTGCGGGTATGGTCCGGTCCGGGTACCCGAAAGCGTTCGGCGCCGGGATTATTTGCAACGCCGGTACCTTGGGCATTCTGATCCCGCCCTCAATTGTGATGGTGGTCTACGCGTCTGCCACCCAAACCTCGGTCGGCAAGCTGTTCATCGCTGGTATTGTCCCCGGCATCCTCCTCGGCCTGGCGTTGATAGTGGTGATTTATATCGTCGCCCGGGTCAAGAAATTGCCGGCCCAGCCACGGGTAACCTTCCGTGAATGGCTGCGTACTGCGCGACGGGCGTTCTGGGGATTGCTGTTGCTGGTGATCATCCTGGGTGGTATCTACAGCGGCATGTTCACCCCCACCGAAGCGGCCGCGGTGGCAGCGGTGTATTCGGCGTTCGTCTCGTTGTTTATTTACAAAGACATGAAAATCCGCGACTGCCCACGCGTCCTGGTTGAATCAGGGCGGCTGACGCTGATGCTGATGTTTATCATCGCCAACGCCATGCTCTTCGCCCACGTACTGACCACCGAACAGATACCCCAGCAAATCACCAACTGGGTGGTTTCCGAAGGTCTGACGCCGGTTGGCTTCCTGATCATGGTCAACATCGTGCTGCTAGTGGCCGGCAGCTTCATGGAACCATCCGCCATCGTGCTGATCCTCGCGCCGATCTTCTTCCCCATCGCCATGAAGCTCGGCATCGACCCCGTTCACCTCGGCATCGTCATGGTGGTGAACATGGAGATCGGTTTAGTCCACCCACCCGTGGGGCTCAACCTGTTCGTGACCTCGGCGGTGACTGGCCTGACCCTGGGCGAAACCATTCGCGCGGCGTTGCCATGGTTGACGATCTTGTTGGCGTTCCTGGTGCTGGTGACCTACGTGCCGTTTATATCGCTGGCGTTGCCGAATTGGTTGGGGATGCCTTGA
- a CDS encoding acyl-CoA dehydrogenase family protein, which translates to MNPNNNEELNAIREGVRALCAEFDAAYWRKIDEEKGFPEAFVKALTDAGWLSAMIPEQYGGSGLGLAEASVILEEVNRCGGNSGTVHGQMYNMFTLLRHGSDAQKSYYLPKLASGELRLQSMAVTEPSTGTDTTKIKTTAVKQGDNYLINGQKVWISRVQHSDLMILLARTTPLAEVKKKSEGMSIFLVDLRKAIGNGMTVQPIANMVNHETNELFFDNLELPLDSLIGEEGKGFKYILDGLNAERALIAAECIGDGRWFIEKASAYARDRVVFGRPIGQNQGVQFPIAEAHIEIEAADLMRWRACEEYDSGVNAGASANMAKYLAAKASWEAANACLQTHGGFGFACEYDVERKFRETRLYQVAPISTNLILSYVAEHLLELPRSF; encoded by the coding sequence ATGAACCCTAATAACAACGAAGAACTCAATGCCATCCGCGAAGGCGTGCGCGCTTTGTGTGCTGAATTTGATGCCGCTTACTGGCGCAAGATCGACGAAGAAAAAGGCTTTCCCGAAGCCTTCGTCAAAGCTCTGACCGATGCCGGTTGGTTGTCGGCGATGATCCCCGAGCAATACGGTGGTTCAGGCCTGGGCTTGGCCGAAGCCTCGGTGATCCTTGAAGAGGTTAACCGCTGCGGTGGTAACTCGGGCACGGTGCATGGCCAGATGTACAACATGTTCACCTTGCTGCGGCACGGCAGCGACGCACAAAAAAGTTACTATCTGCCGAAGCTGGCCAGCGGCGAGTTGCGCCTGCAATCCATGGCCGTGACCGAACCCAGCACCGGCACCGACACCACCAAGATCAAAACCACTGCGGTGAAACAGGGCGACAACTACCTGATCAACGGCCAGAAGGTCTGGATCTCCCGGGTTCAGCATTCCGACCTGATGATTCTGCTGGCGCGCACCACACCATTGGCCGAGGTGAAGAAAAAATCTGAAGGCATGTCGATCTTCCTGGTGGACCTGCGCAAGGCAATTGGCAACGGAATGACGGTTCAGCCTATTGCCAACATGGTCAATCACGAGACCAACGAGCTGTTTTTCGACAACCTGGAACTGCCCCTCGACAGCTTGATCGGTGAAGAAGGCAAAGGCTTTAAATACATCCTTGATGGTCTGAACGCCGAGCGCGCCTTGATCGCCGCCGAGTGCATCGGTGATGGCCGCTGGTTCATCGAAAAAGCCAGTGCCTATGCCCGTGATCGGGTGGTGTTTGGTCGGCCTATCGGGCAGAACCAAGGCGTGCAATTCCCCATTGCCGAAGCGCACATCGAGATTGAAGCGGCAGACCTGATGCGCTGGAGAGCCTGCGAGGAATACGACAGCGGCGTCAACGCCGGGGCCAGCGCCAACATGGCCAAATACCTCGCCGCCAAAGCTTCATGGGAAGCGGCCAACGCTTGCCTGCAAACCCACGGTGGTTTTGGTTTTGCCTGCGAGTACGACGTCGAGCGCAAGTTCCGCGAAACCCGGCTTTACCAAGTCGCGCCGATCTCCACCAACCTGATTCTTTCCTACGTCGCCGAGCATTTGCTCGAACTGCCGCGTAGCTTCTGA
- a CDS encoding TRAP transporter substrate-binding protein, producing MFKVSRALLCAAAMTMASLTQAADPIVIKFSHVVAENTPKGQGALLFKKLVEERLAGKVKVEVYPNSSLFGDGKEMEALLLGDVQMLAPSLAKFEQYTKKTQVFDLPFLFNDLAAVDRFQHGPQGVALLSSMDDKGIHGLAYWHNGLKQLSANKPLHDPKDARGLKFRVQASSVLEAQFVALHANPRKMGFNEVYQGLQTGTVNGTENTWSNYESQKVNEVQKYFTESNHGLIDYMVITNAKFWSGLPPDIRTELEKIMAEVTVEVNKQAEALNQTAKQKIIDTHTSEIIQLTPEQRTAWREAMRPVWDKFSAQIGPDLIKAADDSNKAP from the coding sequence ATGTTCAAGGTATCCCGGGCGCTGCTATGCGCCGCCGCAATGACCATGGCCAGCCTGACCCAGGCAGCCGACCCTATCGTCATCAAGTTTTCCCACGTCGTGGCGGAAAATACCCCCAAAGGGCAGGGCGCCTTGCTCTTCAAAAAGCTTGTCGAAGAACGTCTGGCGGGCAAAGTAAAAGTGGAGGTTTACCCCAACTCCTCGCTGTTTGGTGACGGCAAAGAAATGGAAGCGCTGTTGCTGGGTGACGTGCAAATGCTGGCGCCGTCCTTGGCCAAGTTCGAGCAGTACACCAAAAAAACCCAAGTCTTTGATCTGCCATTCCTGTTCAACGATCTGGCCGCTGTCGACCGTTTTCAACACGGTCCTCAAGGTGTCGCCTTGCTCAGCTCAATGGACGACAAAGGTATTCACGGCCTGGCGTATTGGCACAACGGCTTGAAGCAACTGTCTGCCAACAAACCGCTGCATGATCCTAAAGATGCCCGTGGTTTGAAGTTCCGGGTACAGGCTTCCAGCGTACTGGAAGCACAGTTCGTCGCACTGCACGCCAACCCGCGCAAAATGGGTTTCAACGAAGTCTATCAGGGCTTGCAGACCGGCACGGTCAACGGTACCGAGAACACTTGGTCGAACTATGAAAGCCAGAAGGTCAATGAAGTGCAGAAGTACTTCACTGAATCCAACCACGGCTTGATCGACTACATGGTGATCACCAATGCCAAATTCTGGAGCGGGCTGCCACCTGACATTCGTACCGAGTTGGAAAAAATCATGGCTGAGGTCACCGTGGAGGTGAACAAGCAGGCCGAAGCGCTGAATCAGACTGCCAAGCAGAAAATTATCGACACCCACACCAGCGAAATTATCCAACTGACCCCCGAGCAGCGGACGGCCTGGCGCGAAGCCATGCGCCCGGTGTGGGACAAGTTCTCGGCACAAATCGGCCCGGATTTGATCAAGGCTGCCGACGATTCCAACAAAGCGCCATAA
- a CDS encoding LysR family transcriptional regulator, producing MHFDLADLRLFIHIGESPSLTQGARRAFLSPAAASARIKALESQFDTRLLYRDSRGVELTPAGQRFLKHARLIMRQVDYLKSEFTSYGADSAGHIRIFANTTAVTEFLPEVLAGFLAKRPGVTVDLQERLSRDIVRGVLDGSTDMGIIAGPVEAAGLQIMHFSTDRLVLVVAVGHALAGPMPVTLKQTLAFQHIGLHEGSTLLSFLRDHVERLGQNLSLRIQVSSFEAICRMVEAGVGIGIIPESAALRHSRTMELAIIELDEPWAIRERSILVRELDALPGTVRALIATLMPQVAVEGKPSVPAPSLASQPPQF from the coding sequence ATGCACTTTGATTTGGCCGACTTGCGCCTGTTCATCCACATTGGCGAGTCACCGAGCCTGACCCAAGGCGCCCGTCGTGCGTTTTTGTCGCCGGCCGCGGCCAGCGCTCGCATCAAGGCGTTAGAGAGTCAATTTGACACTCGACTGCTGTACCGCGACAGCCGTGGTGTTGAGTTGACGCCTGCCGGGCAACGCTTTCTCAAACATGCGCGACTGATCATGCGCCAAGTGGATTACCTCAAGTCGGAGTTCACCAGTTACGGGGCAGACTCGGCTGGACACATTCGCATCTTTGCCAACACCACGGCGGTGACTGAATTTCTCCCCGAGGTGCTGGCAGGATTCCTGGCGAAAAGGCCCGGCGTGACGGTTGATCTGCAGGAGCGCTTGTCGCGAGACATCGTCCGGGGCGTGTTGGATGGCAGCACCGACATGGGAATTATTGCCGGGCCGGTGGAGGCTGCTGGACTGCAAATCATGCATTTCAGCACAGACCGGCTGGTGTTGGTGGTGGCCGTAGGGCATGCACTGGCTGGGCCAATGCCAGTAACGCTGAAACAGACCTTGGCGTTCCAGCACATTGGGCTGCACGAAGGCAGCACGTTGCTGAGCTTCTTGCGCGATCACGTCGAGCGTTTGGGACAGAACCTGTCGTTACGGATACAGGTATCGAGTTTTGAGGCAATTTGCCGGATGGTTGAAGCGGGCGTGGGGATCGGGATCATTCCTGAATCTGCGGCACTTCGGCACAGTCGCACGATGGAACTGGCGATTATCGAGCTTGATGAACCTTGGGCGATTCGTGAGCGCAGTATTCTGGTGCGGGAGCTGGATGCATTGCCGGGGACCGTGCGTGCGTTGATCGCCACGTTGATGCCGCAGGTTGCTGTGGAGGGTAAGCCGTCTGTGCCGGCCCCTTCGTTGGCAAGCCAACCCCCACAGTTTTAA
- a CDS encoding HAMP domain-containing sensor histidine kinase, with product MNLTLLQRLSVAFAILLLACCGASAWLQIRANDLHEKEVVQGLSLGLAQTIARDNNMIGAKADVVRGLFSKLMNVNPSVEVYLLDSSGRVTADDAPAGHLKRDHVDLAPLHRLLAGQPLPILGDDPRSLDGEKVFSVAALHVGDQDLGYIYVVLLGEAHDQLSAQVAASSVLRTTLWSMGLVSLLGLVAGLMAFRLITRPLRRLTDTMRDFDTEAEPTVLPMVAVTGVSRRDEIAVLEASFVQMATRIAEQWRTLVELDQDRREVVANISHDLRTPLASMHGYLEMLSVKGASLSEVDRQRYLAVALAQSNKVRQLAQALFELARLEHGGVQPVIEDFSLTDLIQDVFQKFELMAEEKNSRLVAVLPRSSSMVSADLGLIERVLTNLIDNAIRHTPSGGIIEVEVRHEAANVIVTVSDSGPGIPEELLESLFRRPFSQTGDRRTGGLGLLIVRRILQLHGCEIHLLSTPGKGASFCFELPAMSSKTGV from the coding sequence ATGAACCTGACGCTGCTCCAGCGCTTATCGGTAGCGTTCGCCATCCTGTTGCTCGCCTGTTGCGGTGCATCGGCCTGGCTGCAAATTCGCGCCAACGACCTGCATGAAAAAGAAGTGGTGCAAGGCCTGTCCCTCGGCTTGGCGCAAACGATCGCCCGGGACAACAACATGATCGGCGCCAAGGCTGACGTGGTGCGTGGGCTGTTCAGCAAGCTGATGAACGTCAATCCTAGCGTCGAAGTGTATTTACTCGACAGCAGCGGACGTGTCACGGCTGATGACGCTCCGGCCGGACACCTCAAGCGTGATCACGTCGACCTCGCGCCGTTGCATCGGTTGTTGGCCGGTCAGCCTTTGCCGATTTTGGGCGACGACCCGCGCAGCCTGGATGGCGAAAAAGTCTTCAGCGTCGCCGCTTTGCACGTGGGTGATCAGGATCTCGGCTACATCTACGTGGTGCTATTGGGCGAGGCTCACGATCAATTGTCTGCTCAGGTAGCTGCCAGTTCGGTGTTGCGCACCACGTTATGGTCCATGGGTCTGGTCTCACTGTTAGGGCTTGTGGCCGGGTTGATGGCCTTCCGCTTGATCACTCGGCCGTTGCGCCGGTTGACCGACACCATGCGCGATTTCGACACTGAGGCAGAGCCGACCGTGCTACCAATGGTGGCTGTAACGGGCGTCAGTCGCCGGGATGAAATAGCGGTGTTGGAAGCCAGTTTTGTGCAAATGGCGACCCGAATCGCCGAGCAATGGCGGACGTTAGTGGAATTGGATCAGGACCGCCGCGAAGTGGTGGCGAACATTTCCCACGACCTGCGCACGCCCTTGGCTTCAATGCACGGCTACCTGGAAATGCTCTCGGTTAAAGGCGCAAGCCTCAGTGAAGTCGATCGGCAACGCTACTTGGCGGTGGCGCTGGCCCAGAGCAACAAAGTGCGGCAACTGGCGCAGGCACTGTTCGAACTAGCCCGCCTTGAACACGGCGGTGTACAGCCGGTGATCGAAGACTTCTCGCTGACGGATTTGATCCAAGACGTGTTCCAGAAATTCGAACTGATGGCCGAGGAAAAAAACTCGCGGCTAGTGGCAGTGTTGCCGCGTTCGTCGTCGATGGTTTCGGCAGACCTAGGCTTGATCGAACGTGTTCTGACTAACCTGATCGACAACGCCATTCGCCATACCCCATCCGGCGGCATCATTGAGGTCGAAGTCCGGCACGAAGCGGCGAACGTCATCGTCACGGTTAGCGATAGCGGCCCCGGTATTCCTGAAGAATTGCTTGAAAGCCTGTTCCGCCGACCGTTCAGCCAAACGGGTGATCGCCGTACGGGGGGCCTTGGCCTGTTAATCGTGCGGCGGATCCTGCAACTGCATGGGTGCGAGATACACCTGCTGTCAACACCGGGAAAGGGCGCATCGTTTTGCTTTGAATTGCCGGCAATGAGCAGTAAAACCGGGGTGTGA
- a CDS encoding MmgE/PrpD family protein: MSHTQALAGFLAELKYDDIPDAVLGRTEDFFLDWIGSALASQGSHPIPLFERYAQRMGPSDGPAKMLVNGRGTSAYFAALVNAASSHLVEQDDLHNSSVLHPATVVFPAVLAAAQDLGKSGRELLLASVAGYEAGIRIGEFMGRSHYTVFHTTATVGTLAAAVAVGKLLGFDKEQFINVLGNAGTQAAGLWEFLRDAADSKQLHTAKAAADGLLAAYMTLDGLTGARNILEGDQGLAAGMSSDSDPSKLSDRLGTRWALAETSFKFHASCRHTHPAADALLHLMQRDGLRHEQIASVRTLVHQAAIDVLGRVVVPQTVHQAKFSMGAVLALIAVHGSAQLIEFQQLALTDPNVAAFREKVSMELDSEVDSAYPARWLGRVVVTTTDGRSLTAGIDEPKGDPGNTLSRPELEDKFQRLLAFSGARTVEQGKALIEKVWQLRSAQSLNSLI, encoded by the coding sequence ATGAGCCATACCCAAGCACTGGCCGGTTTCCTGGCTGAGCTGAAATATGATGACATTCCGGATGCGGTCCTCGGCCGTACCGAAGATTTTTTTCTTGATTGGATCGGCTCCGCGCTGGCCAGCCAGGGCTCCCATCCGATCCCGCTGTTTGAACGTTATGCCCAGCGTATGGGGCCGAGTGATGGTCCGGCAAAAATGCTGGTCAATGGCCGGGGCACCTCGGCCTATTTCGCTGCGTTGGTGAATGCGGCGTCCTCGCACCTGGTCGAGCAAGACGACCTGCACAACAGCTCTGTGTTACATCCGGCCACCGTGGTGTTCCCTGCGGTGTTGGCAGCGGCACAAGATTTGGGCAAGTCCGGTCGTGAGTTGCTGCTGGCCTCGGTGGCCGGTTACGAAGCCGGGATTCGTATTGGCGAGTTCATGGGCCGCTCGCACTACACCGTATTCCACACCACGGCGACTGTCGGCACCTTGGCGGCAGCGGTTGCCGTCGGCAAATTACTCGGCTTCGACAAAGAGCAATTTATCAACGTGCTGGGCAACGCGGGCACTCAGGCCGCTGGGCTGTGGGAGTTCCTGCGCGACGCTGCCGACTCCAAACAACTGCACACGGCCAAGGCCGCCGCCGATGGGTTGCTAGCGGCGTACATGACCCTCGACGGTCTGACCGGTGCGCGCAATATCCTCGAAGGGGACCAAGGCCTGGCGGCGGGAATGTCCAGTGACTCGGACCCGAGCAAGTTATCGGATCGTTTGGGCACTCGTTGGGCGTTGGCAGAAACCTCGTTCAAATTTCACGCGTCTTGCCGTCATACCCATCCGGCGGCGGATGCGTTGCTGCATTTGATGCAGCGCGACGGACTGCGTCACGAGCAGATCGCCAGCGTTAGAACCCTGGTGCATCAAGCCGCCATCGATGTGTTGGGCCGGGTCGTGGTGCCACAAACCGTGCATCAAGCCAAATTTTCCATGGGCGCGGTGCTGGCGTTGATCGCGGTCCACGGCAGTGCGCAGTTGATTGAGTTTCAGCAGTTGGCATTGACTGATCCCAACGTGGCGGCTTTTCGCGAAAAAGTCAGCATGGAGCTCGACAGCGAAGTGGACAGCGCCTATCCCGCCCGCTGGCTGGGCCGGGTCGTGGTCACCACCACCGACGGCCGCAGCTTGACGGCTGGCATCGACGAGCCAAAAGGCGATCCGGGCAACACGCTTTCGCGGCCGGAACTGGAAGACAAATTCCAGCGTCTGTTGGCCTTTTCCGGGGCGCGGACGGTGGAGCAGGGTAAGGCGCTGATCGAGAAAGTCTGGCAACTGCGCAGTGCCCAATCATTGAACAGCCTGATCTAA